The following proteins are co-located in the Phragmites australis chromosome 10, lpPhrAust1.1, whole genome shotgun sequence genome:
- the LOC133931300 gene encoding uncharacterized protein LOC133931300: MLVLPYVDTCSQLPTTTPADLERAVHPLHPVCAPIILPWAVSVVLPSVLRSSEIPFRSSCSEEGAGGGQIWRRLSHSHRVRAAIPSTQRRPAACPPSPSPGPRHVPPLAMPSSLRACQCDFRTLFFPEGTKHMEATACTILLLEEWPRIVNYGELR; the protein is encoded by the exons ATGTTAGTCCTGCCCTACGTAGACACCTGCAGTCAGTTGCCTACCACGACGCCCGCAGATCTCGAGCGCGCCGTCCACCCTCTACATCCTGTTTGCGCCCCCATCATCCTCCCATGGGCCGTGAGCGTTGTGCTCCCTAGCGTGCTCCGCTCCTCTGAAATCCCCTTCAGATCCAGCTGCAGTGAGGAGGGGGCAGGCGGTGGCCAGATCTGGAGGAGGCTGTCGCATTCTCATCGCGTCCGTGCAGCCATCCCCTCCACTCAACGGCGCCCTGCTGCCTGTCCTCCATCGCCCTCCCCTGGCCCCCGGCATGTACCTCCCCTCGCAATGCCTTCCTCCCTGAG GGCTTGTCAGTGCGATTTCCGTACTCTTTTTTTTCCAGAG GGCACTAAACATATGGAAGCTACAGCCTGTACCATACTGCTTTTGGAAGAGTGGCCACGTATTGTAAACTACGGGGAACTCAG ATAA